In Candidatus Defluviilinea proxima, a single genomic region encodes these proteins:
- a CDS encoding ATP-binding cassette domain-containing protein, which yields MMKSEGGMMNSFIEIENLQIQRNGRMVLDVNQLSIQRGETLTVVGPNGAGKSTLLLALAHLLKPTRGDIQFDGKSVTHWNDLEYRRKISFVFQAPLLMDMSVEQNVALGLRFRGVSKEEIQERVGRWIKAMGIESLSQRRASQLSGGEAQRVSLARAFVLEPELLLLDEPFAALDPPTRAKLQDDLIAILAEDHRTAVFVTHNLNEAAKLSHRIAVVVDGMLRQVGTVREIKEYPADETVRAFLEELV from the coding sequence ATGATGAAGAGTGAAGGCGGAATGATGAATAGTTTCATCGAAATTGAGAACCTTCAGATCCAACGCAATGGGCGTATGGTTCTTGATGTAAATCAGCTTTCGATTCAACGCGGCGAAACACTGACCGTTGTTGGCCCGAACGGTGCGGGGAAGAGTACCCTTTTGCTGGCATTGGCTCATTTACTTAAGCCTACGCGAGGTGATATTCAATTTGATGGTAAGTCTGTCACACACTGGAACGACCTAGAATATAGAAGGAAAATATCGTTTGTGTTTCAGGCTCCATTGTTGATGGATATGTCTGTGGAGCAGAATGTTGCGTTGGGGTTGAGGTTTCGGGGTGTCTCGAAAGAAGAGATTCAAGAGCGGGTGGGTAGGTGGATCAAGGCTATGGGGATAGAGTCGCTTTCGCAACGCAGAGCCAGCCAACTGTCAGGGGGAGAGGCGCAGAGAGTCAGTCTCGCGAGAGCTTTTGTACTGGAACCTGAACTATTGTTGCTCGATGAGCCGTTTGCGGCGCTTGATCCGCCCACGCGCGCAAAGCTACAGGATGATCTGATCGCAATATTGGCGGAGGATCATCGCACGGCAGTCTTTGTCACGCATAATTTGAATGAGGCGGCGAAGTTAAGCCATCGTATTGCAGTGGTCGTGGACGGGATGTTGCGGCAGGTCGGGACGGTACGAGAGATCAAGGAGTATCCTGCAGATGAGACCGTGCGGGCGTTTTTAGAAGAGTTAGTATAG
- a CDS encoding ABC transporter permease, with protein sequence MLFDPEVWQITSLSLQVSAIATGISLLIGLPFGTWLALGNFRGRSLILSIINTGMALPPVVVGLVVAMMLWRSGPLGDLRLIYTPWAIIIAQTVISAPVVTGLTAAALEALDPRLQQQLLGLGASRGQMVWYLWREARLPLLAALMAGFGSVISEVGASMMVGGNIRGQTRVLTTAIVLETGKGEFDKALALSALLLVITYLINLALTLIQQRGQRK encoded by the coding sequence ATGCTCTTCGACCCTGAAGTCTGGCAAATCACCTCACTCTCATTACAAGTCTCAGCGATTGCGACAGGCATCAGCTTGTTGATCGGTTTGCCATTTGGCACTTGGTTGGCGCTCGGTAACTTTCGTGGGCGTTCTTTGATATTGAGCATCATCAATACTGGCATGGCTTTGCCTCCCGTAGTGGTCGGGCTCGTGGTGGCGATGATGCTTTGGCGAAGCGGTCCGTTGGGGGATTTGCGTTTGATCTATACCCCTTGGGCGATCATTATCGCGCAGACGGTTATCTCTGCACCGGTTGTCACTGGATTGACTGCCGCTGCGCTCGAAGCTTTGGATCCACGTTTACAACAACAGTTACTTGGCCTCGGCGCCTCACGCGGACAAATGGTCTGGTACCTGTGGCGGGAAGCTCGACTTCCACTGTTGGCTGCGTTGATGGCAGGTTTCGGTTCTGTGATTTCCGAGGTCGGTGCTTCTATGATGGTGGGAGGTAACATCCGTGGGCAGACGCGTGTTTTGACTACTGCGATTGTCCTTGAGACAGGTAAAGGTGAGTTCGATAAAGCCTTAGCGTTAAGCGCTTTGTTATTGGTCATAACATACCTCATCAATCTTGCGCTGACCTTGATCCAACAGCGGGGGCAGAGAAAATAA
- the modB gene encoding molybdate ABC transporter permease subunit has translation MSRLKHLFSRSLHDGHLSWLFIIPSFILLALFVLPLVAVFVRSFDENFFSNAFSEQAFKALRLSLMTSSITTVITIILGTPFAYTLARSKFRFKLWLELFIDLPIVLPPSVAGLALLIAFGRRGLFGSALSVLGISLPFTTTAVVLAQIFVAAPLYVRSARVGFSEIEKQLEEAAHVEGANQWQLFYEVMFPLAGRALLSGAILTWTRALGEFGATILFAGNLEGVTQTMPMAIYLGFERNLETALALSVVLILVSVSLLLLTKRLEKRDQD, from the coding sequence ATGAGCAGACTCAAACATCTTTTCAGCAGATCCCTTCATGACGGTCATTTAAGCTGGCTGTTCATTATTCCAAGTTTCATATTACTAGCGCTATTTGTCCTTCCCTTGGTTGCTGTTTTTGTGCGTTCATTCGACGAGAACTTTTTTTCGAATGCATTTTCAGAACAGGCTTTCAAGGCTCTGCGTTTGAGCTTGATGACAAGCTCGATCACAACCGTTATCACGATCATACTCGGTACGCCTTTTGCGTACACATTGGCACGTTCGAAATTTAGATTTAAATTGTGGCTTGAATTGTTCATCGATCTGCCGATTGTTCTACCGCCATCTGTTGCGGGGTTGGCTTTATTGATTGCGTTCGGGCGCAGAGGGCTATTTGGTTCGGCATTAAGCGTTTTGGGGATTAGCCTTCCTTTTACTACGACAGCGGTTGTCCTCGCGCAGATTTTTGTGGCGGCACCACTATATGTGAGGTCTGCCCGCGTGGGCTTCTCGGAAATCGAAAAGCAACTCGAAGAAGCCGCACATGTGGAGGGGGCGAATCAATGGCAATTGTTTTACGAAGTCATGTTCCCTTTGGCAGGACGAGCATTGCTTAGCGGTGCGATCCTTACCTGGACTCGGGCGTTGGGGGAGTTTGGGGCAACGATCCTATTCGCTGGGAATTTGGAAGGGGTTACACAAACAATGCCCATGGCGATTTATCTCGGTTTTGAACGTAACCTTGAAACGGCTTTGGCGTTATCCGTAGTCTTGATACTCGTTTCAGTTTCCCTACTCCTGCTTACTAAACGATTGGAAAAACGCGACCAGGATTAA
- the modA gene encoding molybdate ABC transporter substrate-binding protein: MKMKRLLSLLFVFAVFIAGCAPAATPTAVLTQPPATEALSLAPTAIPSTVTPESRTLTVFAAASLTSAFTEIGKNFEVANPGVTVTFNFAGSQALRTQIEEGAPADVFASANKTEMENLITSTFVAQDASQIFLNNKLVVILPADNPAALEQLEDLAKPGIKLVLAAEEVPVGKYARQSLDAMNGQFGSDFKDKVLANVVSNEDNVKQVVAKVQLGEVDAGIVYTSDAVAAPELKPIEIPAELNVVAKYPIAPLMKSTNTDLATAFIEYVLSPDGQAVLQKWGFAPAR, translated from the coding sequence ATGAAGATGAAACGTTTACTATCCCTATTATTTGTATTTGCTGTGTTTATAGCAGGATGTGCACCAGCCGCCACGCCGACTGCGGTTCTGACACAGCCTCCTGCAACTGAGGCTCTGTCCCTCGCACCAACTGCGATTCCTTCTACGGTGACGCCTGAATCACGTACCCTGACAGTTTTCGCCGCCGCATCCCTTACCAGTGCGTTCACGGAGATTGGCAAAAATTTCGAAGTCGCCAATCCCGGCGTGACTGTGACCTTTAACTTTGCAGGTTCACAGGCCTTGCGTACCCAGATCGAGGAAGGTGCGCCTGCGGATGTTTTTGCTTCTGCCAACAAAACAGAAATGGAGAATTTGATCACAAGCACATTTGTTGCTCAGGATGCATCGCAAATTTTCCTCAACAATAAACTCGTAGTCATTCTGCCAGCAGATAATCCTGCCGCGTTAGAGCAACTCGAAGACCTTGCCAAGCCGGGCATCAAACTCGTTTTGGCGGCAGAGGAAGTACCTGTCGGCAAGTACGCGCGTCAATCACTGGATGCAATGAATGGTCAGTTCGGAAGCGATTTCAAGGATAAGGTGTTGGCGAATGTTGTTTCGAATGAAGATAATGTCAAGCAAGTGGTCGCCAAAGTCCAGCTCGGAGAAGTGGATGCGGGCATCGTGTATACTTCGGATGCAGTCGCAGCCCCTGAGTTGAAGCCCATTGAAATCCCTGCAGAGTTGAATGTGGTTGCTAAATATCCCATCGCTCCCTTGATGAAATCTACCAACACGGATCTTGCGACAGCCTTCATCGAATATGTCCTTTCACCTGATGGCCAGGCTGTTCTGCAAAAATGGGGATTTGCCCCCGCTCGATAG
- a CDS encoding PadR family transcriptional regulator → MPKKDHHTGNLSPEFALLGFLIAGASHGYELHQQLTIELGHVWHLSQSQAYAILKRLEQRGDITSQIVEQEKLPARQKLRITAQGRQRFFEWLELGLATNSRAIRLEFLTRLYFTQLHRPENISLIYNAQLAEIESVIERLESLLENLPPEQTFNHLSLDLRLQQMRLIQNWMAEIRTQFRISRR, encoded by the coding sequence ATGCCTAAAAAAGATCATCATACCGGTAACCTCTCTCCAGAATTTGCATTGCTTGGATTCCTGATCGCAGGTGCGAGTCATGGCTATGAACTGCATCAACAACTTACTATTGAGTTGGGTCACGTCTGGCATCTAAGTCAGAGTCAGGCGTATGCCATCTTGAAACGGTTGGAACAACGTGGCGATATTACTTCCCAAATCGTTGAACAGGAAAAACTTCCTGCACGCCAGAAGTTGCGTATCACTGCGCAGGGACGCCAGCGTTTTTTTGAATGGCTTGAGTTGGGGCTTGCCACGAATTCTCGTGCCATCCGCCTTGAGTTCCTCACGCGCCTGTATTTCACTCAACTCCATAGACCTGAAAATATCTCACTGATCTACAATGCACAATTGGCCGAGATCGAATCGGTCATTGAGCGTCTCGAAAGTCTGCTCGAAAATCTACCCCCTGAACAAACCTTTAATCATTTAAGCCTTGACCTTCGCCTTCAGCAGATGCGGCTTATCCAAAACTGGATGGCTGAGATCAGGACTCAATTCCGCATTTCAAGGAGATGA